The proteins below come from a single Limosilactobacillus reuteri genomic window:
- a CDS encoding universal stress protein has product MTEIYPYKHILVAVDGSKITSNVLESAIDSALRNHASLDILRIVQVTQLTDGYSNAALSNEETYNIVKTTKERLDDLKKRAVDAGVEDVNVHIRFGNPKRVIAHEFPSDHNTDLIILGATGVSGLERFVLGSVTHYVSRMAKCDVLVVRKNDHVN; this is encoded by the coding sequence ATGACAGAAATTTATCCATACAAACACATTCTAGTTGCTGTCGATGGCTCAAAAATTACTAGTAACGTCTTAGAAAGTGCCATTGATTCTGCACTACGGAATCATGCTAGCCTTGATATCTTACGGATCGTTCAAGTAACGCAACTAACAGATGGCTATAGTAATGCGGCCCTTAGCAACGAAGAAACATATAACATTGTTAAAACTACCAAGGAACGACTCGATGACTTGAAAAAGCGCGCGGTCGATGCGGGGGTTGAAGATGTTAACGTTCATATCCGGTTTGGAAATCCAAAACGTGTTATTGCTCATGAATTTCCGTCAGATCACAACACCGACTTGATTATTCTCGGTGCGACTGGTGTATCTGGTCTTGAACGCTTTGTTCTTGGCTCTGTTACCCACTATGTTAGTCGGATGGCAAAATGTGATGTTCTTGTTGTTCGCAAAAACGACCATGTTAACTAG
- a CDS encoding lipoate--protein ligase, which yields MRYVSMTSHNIGMNLATEQYLMNNKDFGKEPLVLFYYEEPCIIVGRNQNTLEEINHDYVKEHNIRVTRRLSGGGAVYQDLGNLCFSFVVPSDSEEFGNFKSFTQPIVNVLHQMGATSAEVSGRNDILVDGKKFSGNAMYSRNGKTFSHGTLMLDVDLSVVADALHVAKDKIASKGIKSVRSRVTNLRPYLDEKYQDIDVPTFRNELLKGLFHVDDLEEIKDKQYMVTPEDQKEIDKIYEQYYNNWDWVYGKSPEFTVKRRKHFDMGTIDARFDIKDGVIKNVKFYGDFFGPQDINQLAEKLQGIKYDHDEIAKVLEAEGTQQYITGIPTAEVADLLA from the coding sequence ATGCGTTATGTTTCAATGACTTCTCATAATATTGGAATGAATTTAGCTACAGAACAATATTTAATGAATAATAAGGATTTTGGGAAAGAGCCTTTAGTACTATTTTATTATGAAGAACCATGTATTATCGTGGGCCGGAACCAAAATACGCTTGAAGAGATTAATCATGATTATGTAAAGGAACACAATATCCGGGTAACCCGACGTTTATCAGGCGGTGGTGCTGTTTATCAAGACTTAGGGAACCTCTGTTTTAGTTTTGTGGTCCCAAGTGATAGTGAAGAATTCGGTAACTTTAAATCGTTTACCCAGCCAATTGTTAATGTTCTTCATCAAATGGGTGCTACTAGTGCAGAAGTCAGCGGTCGTAATGATATTTTAGTTGATGGTAAGAAATTCTCGGGGAATGCGATGTATTCACGTAATGGAAAGACGTTCTCCCATGGAACTTTAATGCTTGATGTTGACTTAAGTGTCGTCGCGGATGCCCTTCATGTGGCAAAAGATAAGATTGCTTCAAAGGGGATCAAATCAGTTCGATCACGGGTTACGAATCTTCGTCCATACTTGGATGAAAAGTACCAAGATATTGATGTGCCAACATTTAGGAATGAATTGCTAAAAGGTCTCTTCCATGTTGACGACCTTGAGGAGATTAAGGATAAGCAATACATGGTTACCCCTGAAGATCAAAAAGAAATTGATAAGATCTATGAGCAGTACTATAACAACTGGGATTGGGTCTATGGTAAGTCGCCAGAGTTTACGGTTAAGCGGCGGAAACACTTTGATATGGGGACAATTGATGCCCGCTTTGATATTAAAGATGGCGTAATCAAAAACGTGAAATTCTATGGCGATTTCTTTGGCCCACAGGATATTAACCAACTGGCAGAAAAGCTCCAAGGGATTAAGTATGACCATGATGAAATTGCTAAAGTCCTTGAAGCGGAAGGAACCCAACAATATATTACGGGAATTCCAACCGCTGAAGTAGCTGATTTACTCGCATAA
- a CDS encoding lantibiotic ABC transporter permease encodes MSIIAIQLKQVLRNRCFFLFTILLPGIWYVFMIQVASTSLPATGNFQLALLLLALLMGILDNSIVTFSKRICINKDFYILQSHISHYSLWNYLFSQLITQVIINLFITIVIMILAIFLHTIEFNFITITSILLTNIIGIYLSVIGFAIGLSFDAPTIDAAGTSILFIIATFIIPWKHLLPANSFIDFFTNVQKLFPTYYLYADLDHLSVSHLGLLFVTAIITLLPWLSFIYRKLIN; translated from the coding sequence ATGAGCATCATAGCAATTCAACTAAAACAAGTTTTGCGCAATCGTTGTTTCTTTCTTTTTACTATTCTACTGCCAGGTATTTGGTATGTGTTTATGATTCAAGTTGCTAGTACATCCCTCCCCGCCACTGGCAACTTCCAGCTCGCTTTACTTTTGCTTGCTCTCTTGATGGGAATACTCGATAATTCGATCGTTACTTTCAGCAAACGGATTTGTATTAATAAGGACTTCTATATTCTTCAATCGCACATTAGCCATTATTCTCTGTGGAACTATTTATTTTCGCAATTAATTACCCAAGTCATCATCAATTTGTTCATCACCATCGTAATTATGATTCTTGCTATTTTCCTTCATACTATCGAGTTCAACTTCATTACTATCACTAGTATTCTGTTAACCAATATCATCGGAATATATCTAAGCGTGATCGGGTTTGCAATTGGGCTTTCCTTTGACGCACCAACTATCGATGCCGCTGGAACCTCAATCCTATTTATAATCGCAACTTTTATTATTCCTTGGAAACACCTCTTACCAGCTAATTCTTTTATTGATTTCTTTACTAATGTTCAAAAGCTATTTCCAACTTATTATCTTTACGCCGACCTTGACCATCTATCGGTTAGTCATCTTGGACTACTATTTGTAACTGCGATTATTACTCTGCTACCTTGGCTTAGCTTTATCTATCGAAAATTAATCAACTAA
- a CDS encoding XRE family transcriptional regulator produces the protein MPYSFPHQLLKLRTEKQLSQAELATRLFVPRQAVSKWENGDAEPSIDKLILLAKVFNVSLDRLILGTNDFNQPVVKLNNIVKTFNSPVLNSLDLTIHNNERIALLGSNGAGKTTLVKIIEGALKPNKGTVKWYFSKNDSLNIMSQENILIPTLKVKEQIILTAAITKVGSKQRINYLLDQFKLSSQQNTIIAKLSGGQKRRLSLLLSVLRQSKLLILDEPTVGMDLESIDYFWHFIEKVSGSILVITHDFNQIDKFFSRVLLLKDGQISQDIPVKEIHQHNQTIEQWYRQHNR, from the coding sequence ATGCCGTATTCTTTTCCGCATCAACTGCTCAAATTGCGGACTGAAAAACAATTATCACAAGCTGAACTAGCTACGCGTCTATTCGTTCCCCGCCAGGCCGTCTCTAAATGGGAAAATGGGGATGCTGAACCAAGTATCGATAAGCTAATTTTGCTTGCCAAAGTTTTTAATGTTTCATTAGACCGCCTTATCTTGGGAACAAACGACTTTAATCAACCAGTGGTAAAACTTAATAATATTGTTAAAACTTTTAACTCACCAGTTCTCAACAGCCTTGATTTAACTATTCACAATAATGAACGCATTGCCCTTCTTGGTAGCAATGGCGCTGGTAAAACAACTTTAGTAAAAATAATTGAAGGTGCTTTGAAACCCAACAAAGGTACTGTTAAATGGTATTTTAGTAAAAATGATTCTTTAAATATCATGTCTCAAGAAAATATTTTAATTCCAACCCTAAAAGTTAAAGAGCAGATTATCTTGACAGCCGCCATAACTAAGGTCGGTTCAAAGCAACGAATCAATTATCTTCTTGATCAATTCAAATTATCATCCCAGCAAAATACAATTATTGCGAAATTATCAGGTGGACAAAAACGTCGCCTTTCGCTCTTGCTTAGTGTCCTCCGTCAGTCCAAGCTTCTGATCCTAGACGAGCCAACTGTTGGGATGGATTTAGAATCAATTGACTATTTTTGGCATTTTATTGAAAAGGTTTCGGGAAGTATTTTAGTTATTACTCATGATTTCAATCAAATTGATAAATTCTTTTCCCGTGTTCTGCTCCTTAAAGATGGCCAAATCTCTCAAGACATCCCTGTTAAGGAAATCCACCAACATAATCAGACAATCGAACAATGGTATCGTCAACACAATCGTTAG
- a CDS encoding MFS transporter, with amino-acid sequence MKYRLQAIIFVFVAFMLGCNEYMIVGVLPDIAHEYHDSLGKLGLLVTVFALVYAIFTPIITSMANRWRRHHVLLVLMVIFFIGNTWTAMAPNFISMLLSRILTASVAGAIISMVLVMASYVAPREKRASLVSWVFAGFSIASVIGIPIGTVISTTLTWHDSFWMISGITIIVFVALIWLVPRDTPQFKSTLSKQFVLFKDSRIILGVSFIVAICAADYTIYTYIRPLITNEMGFDNIWLNWLLFGMGIFFIIGNKFGGYLADRGGIHRLSGIYAAMTILFLIFGPVLPFKWGAIIIVAVLCIAFSCYGSSTQLMFLDIAEKQYPQSLDLASSLNSIFANIGISLGSFTASQAVTFTAMKNLGYVGAVYGLIATILVIVLSKKYTGMRNY; translated from the coding sequence ATGAAATATCGTTTACAAGCTATTATTTTTGTCTTCGTTGCCTTTATGCTCGGGTGTAACGAATATATGATTGTCGGCGTTTTACCTGATATAGCTCACGAATATCATGATTCGCTTGGTAAGTTAGGCCTACTTGTAACTGTATTTGCCTTGGTTTATGCTATTTTCACTCCGATTATTACTTCAATGGCAAATCGGTGGCGACGACATCATGTTTTATTAGTTCTCATGGTCATCTTCTTTATCGGCAATACGTGGACAGCAATGGCGCCAAACTTTATTTCAATGTTGCTTTCGCGGATCCTAACTGCTAGTGTTGCCGGTGCGATTATCTCAATGGTCCTCGTAATGGCGAGCTATGTTGCGCCGCGTGAAAAAAGAGCAAGCCTGGTTTCATGGGTTTTTGCTGGATTTAGTATCGCGTCAGTTATCGGCATTCCAATCGGGACCGTTATCAGCACTACCCTTACTTGGCATGACAGTTTTTGGATGATTTCTGGAATTACGATCATTGTTTTTGTCGCCTTGATTTGGCTCGTCCCACGTGATACGCCTCAATTTAAGAGCACCCTTAGTAAACAGTTTGTGTTATTTAAGGATTCACGAATTATTCTTGGTGTTAGTTTCATTGTTGCTATTTGTGCGGCCGACTACACAATTTATACCTATATTCGTCCTTTAATCACTAACGAAATGGGCTTTGATAACATATGGTTGAATTGGCTCCTATTCGGAATGGGAATCTTCTTTATTATTGGTAATAAATTTGGTGGATACTTGGCTGACCGTGGCGGAATTCATCGTCTCAGTGGAATCTACGCGGCAATGACAATCTTATTTCTCATCTTTGGTCCCGTCTTACCATTCAAGTGGGGTGCCATTATTATTGTGGCTGTCTTATGTATTGCCTTTTCATGCTATGGTTCTTCCACCCAATTAATGTTCCTTGATATTGCCGAAAAACAATATCCTCAATCACTTGACTTAGCTTCATCCTTAAACTCAATTTTTGCTAATATTGGTATTTCACTAGGCTCTTTTACTGCCTCTCAGGCTGTCACCTTCACTGCCATGAAAAACCTCGGTTACGTTGGCGCAGTCTATGGGCTTATTGCAACAATACTAGTCATAGTCCTGAGTAAAAAATATACGGGAATGCGCAATTATTAA
- a CDS encoding PTS galactitol transporter subunit IIC, with protein MLQEINAIFQTFGASVVVPIIIFIIALLLRVQPKTAMMSAFYAGVGLTGFTWIITEFTPVVTKIVRQMVDNTGIKLPVVDIGWQAGSLAAFGSTVGLSFFVFGLLTELILFALGVTKVFLPSNIWNNFGYMIWGTLAFYVTHNYWLSLGLEFFMLLYSLVLAEIQADRWADYYGIENTTVDSLHNIEQVVPAIILDPLWNLLGFNKVKMTPKDFQKKLGVFGEPITMGIILGLIIGILGNLSSLGKISAWGQITKFAIQLAAVMAIFPLVTNVFAKAFIPIANEIDEQQKKRHGENKNSRYDKKRWFLAVDDGVGYGESATLISGIILIPIMVLIAFILPGNKTLPVVDLIAIPYMIESIVAVTRGNILKVIATGIVWFSLGLYAASWLSPVYTAAVAHYGVAIPTGVVLVTSFNLVARPLNALVFAAFISESPVWISLAVIIYLVMLFGLRKYRSQIWHYLNKMAMKNA; from the coding sequence ATGCTTCAAGAAATTAATGCTATTTTTCAAACTTTTGGCGCGAGTGTAGTTGTCCCAATAATAATTTTTATCATTGCTTTATTACTACGAGTGCAGCCTAAGACAGCAATGATGAGTGCTTTCTATGCTGGTGTCGGTTTAACTGGTTTTACCTGGATTATCACAGAATTTACGCCAGTGGTGACTAAGATTGTCCGCCAAATGGTTGATAATACGGGGATTAAACTACCAGTGGTTGATATCGGCTGGCAAGCAGGGTCATTAGCAGCGTTTGGATCAACGGTTGGTTTATCGTTTTTTGTTTTTGGATTACTAACTGAATTAATTTTATTTGCGCTTGGCGTTACCAAAGTATTTCTGCCTTCTAATATTTGGAATAATTTTGGGTATATGATTTGGGGCACGCTAGCTTTTTATGTAACTCATAATTATTGGCTATCATTAGGGCTGGAATTTTTTATGCTCCTGTACTCACTAGTCTTAGCGGAAATTCAAGCAGATCGGTGGGCAGACTATTATGGAATTGAGAATACCACCGTCGACTCCTTACATAATATCGAGCAAGTGGTTCCAGCGATTATTTTAGATCCGTTATGGAATTTACTGGGATTTAACAAAGTGAAAATGACTCCTAAAGATTTTCAGAAAAAACTAGGTGTCTTTGGGGAACCAATTACAATGGGAATTATCCTGGGATTAATAATTGGGATCTTGGGTAATTTATCTTCACTGGGGAAAATAAGCGCTTGGGGACAGATTACTAAATTTGCGATTCAATTAGCTGCCGTTATGGCGATCTTTCCCCTTGTTACAAACGTATTCGCAAAGGCATTTATTCCCATCGCGAATGAAATTGATGAGCAGCAGAAAAAACGACATGGCGAAAATAAAAATAGCCGTTATGATAAAAAGCGGTGGTTCCTAGCTGTTGATGATGGCGTTGGCTATGGAGAATCAGCCACTTTAATTTCAGGAATCATTTTAATCCCGATTATGGTTTTAATTGCTTTTATTCTTCCTGGCAATAAGACCCTTCCGGTAGTTGATTTAATTGCAATTCCGTACATGATTGAATCAATTGTCGCGGTGACTCGTGGAAATATCTTAAAAGTAATTGCGACGGGAATTGTGTGGTTTAGTTTAGGCTTATATGCGGCCAGTTGGCTCAGTCCGGTCTATACTGCAGCAGTGGCCCACTATGGCGTTGCAATTCCAACCGGGGTAGTCCTGGTAACAAGCTTTAACTTAGTAGCACGACCATTGAATGCATTGGTTTTTGCTGCCTTTATATCAGAAAGTCCCGTTTGGATTTCACTAGCAGTTATCATTTACCTTGTGATGTTGTTCGGATTACGGAAATATCGTTCGCAAATTTGGCACTACCTTAATAAGATGGCTATGAAGAATGCCTAG
- a CDS encoding zinc-binding dehydrogenase, giving the protein MFTTVSSSKYDYVKQLAPDTIINYQTEDVDKKLADLTDGLGIDLIIDTVGKKEAELDLWRLAYNGRLVTIVDVPSLDNVPMFDRGLGIDVVNLGGAHLSGNPYQQADLGRMNAEMLKLIANGDVKPLIEKVIPFDQIIEGLTAIKNHEVVGKLVAKID; this is encoded by the coding sequence GTGTTTACAACTGTTTCATCTAGTAAATATGACTATGTAAAGCAGCTTGCTCCAGATACAATCATCAACTATCAAACTGAAGATGTGGATAAAAAGTTAGCCGATCTCACCGATGGGCTTGGCATTGATTTGATCATTGATACGGTAGGTAAAAAAGAAGCAGAACTTGATTTGTGGCGGTTAGCCTATAATGGACGCTTAGTAACGATTGTTGACGTTCCTTCACTTGATAATGTTCCAATGTTTGATCGCGGTCTAGGGATAGATGTCGTTAATCTTGGTGGGGCGCATCTCAGTGGCAACCCATATCAGCAAGCTGATTTGGGCCGAATGAATGCGGAAATGTTAAAATTAATAGCTAATGGGGATGTAAAGCCTTTGATTGAGAAGGTGATTCCGTTTGATCAAATTATTGAGGGTTTAACAGCGATTAAAAATCATGAAGTAGTCGGAAAATTAGTGGCTAAAATTGATTAA
- a CDS encoding helix-turn-helix domain-containing protein, which produces MFPERLRALRKGQKITLKELATHLNENLGPNEKPNTASQIGNWERGIRTPSYVEARKLAEFFDVSLDYLTGKTDRDDFDLAKLFFSSKNLSFNQTVLSSDDRYEIFQLIDGYLKGRHNRRDTDTFYGKQEQLDLKLK; this is translated from the coding sequence ATGTTTCCAGAACGCCTACGAGCACTTCGCAAAGGACAAAAGATAACCTTAAAGGAGCTTGCTACCCATCTCAATGAAAACCTTGGCCCCAATGAAAAACCAAACACTGCTTCACAAATCGGTAACTGGGAACGCGGTATTCGGACCCCGTCATACGTTGAAGCACGAAAACTAGCCGAATTCTTTGATGTCAGTCTGGACTATCTTACCGGAAAAACTGATCGTGATGATTTTGACTTAGCAAAATTATTTTTCTCTAGTAAGAACCTGTCGTTTAATCAAACTGTACTTTCAAGTGATGATCGATATGAAATTTTTCAACTAATCGATGGTTACTTAAAGGGACGACATAATCGCCGGGATACGGACACCTTCTATGGTAAGCAAGAGCAACTAGATTTAAAACTTAAATAA
- a CDS encoding alpha/beta hydrolase yields the protein MGLIILETKTKKKRRHPWRWLIGIVVVIAVAIFAASSYFFSVAMVPGHKDFINNSTKISRNDPLYEQKMWFKHAKKEKWTMKSASGNYKLVADYIPAAKPTTKNVVIAHGFMGNKEKMGEYAALFHQMGYNVLMPDARAHGQSQGKYIGYGWPERYDIRKWINKLIRHNGEDSQVVLFGVSMGGATTMMTSGINLPSQVKAFVEDCGYTSLNDELNYEAGNLYGIPKFLRVPLISTMSLINRVKNGFYIHEASSLNMLHHNHRPMLFIHGAKDNFVPTEMVYRNYRATEGSKELWVVPGAAHAKSYATHPSEYRRHLTKFLDHYIK from the coding sequence ATGGGGTTAATTATTTTGGAAACAAAGACAAAAAAGAAACGGCGGCATCCTTGGCGATGGCTCATTGGAATTGTAGTTGTAATCGCTGTGGCAATCTTTGCCGCTAGTAGCTATTTTTTCTCGGTGGCAATGGTACCGGGGCATAAGGATTTTATTAATAATTCAACTAAAATTTCACGAAATGATCCATTGTATGAGCAGAAAATGTGGTTTAAGCATGCCAAAAAAGAAAAATGGACAATGAAATCGGCTAGTGGAAATTATAAACTAGTTGCTGATTACATCCCTGCTGCTAAACCGACAACTAAAAATGTGGTAATTGCCCATGGATTTATGGGTAACAAAGAGAAGATGGGCGAATATGCCGCGCTTTTCCATCAGATGGGGTATAATGTTCTAATGCCAGATGCGCGTGCTCATGGTCAAAGCCAAGGGAAATACATTGGTTATGGATGGCCAGAGCGTTACGATATTCGCAAATGGATTAATAAACTTATTCGGCATAATGGGGAAGATAGCCAAGTAGTCTTATTTGGTGTTAGCATGGGTGGTGCGACAACAATGATGACTAGTGGCATTAACCTTCCGTCACAAGTAAAAGCATTTGTCGAAGATTGTGGATATACGAGTCTTAATGATGAATTGAATTATGAAGCCGGTAATTTATATGGGATTCCGAAGTTTTTACGGGTGCCATTAATAAGTACGATGAGTTTAATTAATCGGGTGAAGAATGGTTTTTACATTCATGAAGCTAGCTCCTTAAATATGCTGCATCATAATCATCGTCCAATGCTATTTATCCATGGAGCAAAAGATAATTTTGTTCCAACTGAAATGGTTTATCGCAATTACCGTGCAACAGAGGGAAGTAAAGAATTGTGGGTAGTGCCAGGAGCAGCGCACGCGAAGTCATATGCGACCCATCCTAGCGAATATCGGCGCCATTTGACAAAATTTTTAGATCACTATATTAAATAG
- a CDS encoding DUF1304 domain-containing protein, translating to MLAIIVTMFVAIEHLGIMALEIFGNPAQQAKAFDLPLKFTQQHEARVSFANQGIYNGALGAAIIASYWLFSGATLVLVWRMLLVFVMVVALFGALTATKKIILIQFLPALIAFLLTFL from the coding sequence ATGCTTGCAATTATTGTTACGATGTTTGTTGCAATCGAACATTTAGGTATTATGGCCTTAGAAATCTTTGGTAACCCGGCACAGCAAGCCAAGGCGTTTGACTTACCGCTTAAGTTTACGCAACAGCATGAAGCACGGGTTTCATTTGCTAACCAGGGGATTTATAACGGCGCCTTAGGAGCAGCTATCATCGCCAGTTACTGGTTATTTAGTGGGGCAACCTTAGTATTAGTATGGCGAATGCTCTTGGTTTTTGTGATGGTTGTTGCATTATTTGGTGCACTTACTGCAACCAAAAAAATTATTCTAATTCAATTTTTACCAGCATTGATTGCTTTTTTACTTACATTTCTTTAA
- a CDS encoding cation:proton antiporter: MEMILGIVLLLTAVVAANVVHLVYPKIPLSIYQIIAGILLASLPTEATNFTMHPELFMMVIIAPLMFNDGQNQSFRYLSSNIKSILSMTVGLALVTVLITGSFLHWLQPGTFSLALAFMLAAIVTPTDAVAVKSITTNMKVPKNVNGALEYESLFNDASGIVLLDLALETYRSGQFSLGHGIWIFVYVFFGGIIFGAVLGSLLISLRTSLMRKHVDIGSIVIPINVMTPIVVYWLAEELHLSGILAVVAAGVVHSILYDRMRLTSTKVQMSTTTIWNIISDALNGLVFVLLGVMLPPVLGRTSWQNLGAIVALAFAIYIITTLLRFLWVRFKLVNIQSTNLNRDSLLMALGGIHGTITLALAFSLPVLINNHQFAFRNSMILIAAIVILISIAVGAIGYPIILPPKSKSYSKSEFQKELIKTVQYAINELRTSEKYSPEKAVVIDQLSSQMTQYHEFNRNVYSQLMGKAHQIELATLDRLNEEGRISDKEAKFLVNFVTRSIFRVNKHSFLELWIILWHRLKWRFIRYRHLKKGSRYNVGPKYQLTKEQRAETAEILEIINREIDKYLHLIETPQNANEVAMVRRTYFQRKRFFLHDISMDTDLITSLFIEAFQLEHSYVQMQLADDQFSQELANALNEQISTDELVYTQSLD, translated from the coding sequence ATGGAAATGATTTTAGGCATTGTTCTTCTATTGACTGCTGTTGTTGCAGCTAATGTTGTTCATCTTGTTTACCCTAAGATTCCACTATCCATCTATCAAATTATTGCAGGAATTCTTTTAGCATCCCTGCCTACTGAGGCCACTAACTTTACCATGCATCCAGAATTATTCATGATGGTGATCATTGCTCCTTTAATGTTTAATGACGGGCAGAACCAATCATTCCGTTATCTTTCAAGCAATATCAAATCGATCCTATCAATGACTGTTGGATTAGCACTTGTAACGGTTTTGATTACTGGTAGTTTTTTACACTGGCTTCAACCAGGAACGTTCTCCTTAGCACTCGCCTTTATGTTGGCTGCGATTGTTACGCCGACTGATGCGGTCGCTGTAAAGTCAATTACTACTAATATGAAAGTACCGAAAAACGTTAATGGTGCTCTGGAATATGAATCCCTCTTTAATGATGCATCGGGAATTGTGCTTTTAGATTTGGCGCTGGAAACCTACCGTTCTGGACAATTTTCGCTTGGTCATGGAATCTGGATCTTTGTTTATGTTTTCTTTGGCGGAATTATCTTCGGAGCAGTGTTAGGGAGTCTGTTAATTAGTCTCCGTACTAGTTTGATGCGAAAACATGTTGATATTGGCTCCATCGTTATTCCGATCAACGTAATGACTCCCATCGTTGTTTACTGGTTAGCTGAAGAACTACACCTTTCAGGAATCCTAGCCGTCGTTGCAGCGGGAGTTGTTCATAGTATCCTCTATGATCGAATGCGGCTTACATCTACTAAAGTGCAAATGTCTACTACCACTATTTGGAACATCATTAGCGATGCGTTAAACGGGTTAGTATTTGTTCTTTTAGGGGTGATGCTTCCGCCGGTACTTGGAAGGACTTCTTGGCAAAATCTGGGTGCAATCGTTGCCTTAGCCTTTGCTATCTATATTATTACAACCCTTTTAAGATTCTTATGGGTCCGGTTTAAGCTCGTCAACATTCAATCGACTAACCTCAACCGTGATAGTCTCTTAATGGCGTTAGGAGGAATTCACGGAACAATCACTCTGGCATTGGCTTTCTCGCTGCCAGTTCTGATTAACAACCATCAATTTGCGTTCCGTAATTCAATGATCTTGATTGCCGCAATTGTTATTTTGATTAGTATTGCTGTTGGCGCAATTGGGTATCCAATTATTTTACCGCCTAAATCTAAGAGTTATTCGAAGAGTGAATTTCAAAAAGAACTTATTAAAACAGTTCAATATGCTATTAATGAGCTACGGACTTCAGAAAAATATTCCCCAGAAAAAGCCGTTGTTATTGACCAATTGAGTAGTCAAATGACGCAATACCACGAATTTAATCGTAATGTTTATAGTCAATTAATGGGTAAAGCTCATCAAATTGAATTAGCTACCTTAGACCGACTTAACGAAGAAGGCCGAATCTCTGACAAGGAGGCCAAATTCCTCGTTAATTTTGTTACGCGGTCGATTTTCCGCGTAAATAAACACAGCTTTCTTGAATTATGGATCATCTTATGGCACCGGTTAAAATGGCGTTTTATTCGCTACCGCCATCTCAAAAAAGGATCCCGCTATAATGTGGGACCAAAATATCAATTAACCAAGGAACAGCGCGCTGAAACAGCTGAGATCCTAGAAATAATTAATCGTGAAATCGATAAATACCTTCATTTGATTGAAACTCCACAAAACGCGAATGAAGTTGCCATGGTACGACGGACGTACTTCCAACGAAAACGATTCTTCCTCCACGATATTTCGATGGATACCGACCTCATTACTTCTTTATTTATTGAGGCATTTCAGCTTGAACATAGTTATGTTCAAATGCAACTTGCCGATGACCAATTTTCACAAGAATTAGCAAACGCATTAAACGAACAGATCTCAACTGATGAATTGGTTTATACTCAATCATTAGACTAA
- a CDS encoding DUF4870 domain-containing protein: MNDNNLTDRIVNALSYLSILFLPVIFPLIVWIIAKSSDRPTIAKNARYAFWSQIFPLLYVIGAILVFSVFSLNPANFHGGALFGILLTFALLLALLLFIYNIAMAVKMLIGRE; encoded by the coding sequence GTGAACGATAATAATTTAACGGACCGGATCGTTAATGCTTTATCCTATTTAAGCATCTTATTTTTACCAGTTATCTTTCCACTAATCGTGTGGATAATTGCCAAAAGCAGTGATCGACCAACTATTGCTAAAAACGCTCGCTATGCATTTTGGAGTCAAATTTTCCCATTGTTATATGTAATAGGCGCAATTTTAGTCTTTAGTGTCTTTTCATTAAACCCCGCTAACTTCCACGGGGGCGCATTGTTTGGAATTCTCCTAACATTTGCTCTTTTATTAGCCCTTTTGTTATTTATTTATAATATTGCCATGGCCGTGAAAATGCTGATTGGCCGTGAGTAA